GCCGCGCGGCTTCGGGGCAGGCGTTTTTTGGTGCGGGTGGTGGGAGATAGGGCGTGGGAAACGTATGCTTCCCGAATGCAAAAATCAAAAATCAAAAATCAAAATGACAATGTAAAATTTAAAAATGTTGACGAATTTCAATATGAAAATTTTGGTTTAGGCATTACGCTGCGGCGGTGGGGGCAACGATTTGTTGCGCGACGGGCGGAGCGGGTGATTGTGCCGAGTGAGTTTTTGAAGCGGATTGTCTCGATGTGGGGCGTGCCGGAGGAGAAGATGAGCGTCGTGTACAATTCCTTCGAGCCGCCGCAGGAGAGTGAGACGAAAGATGAAGCGCGGCGCGCGCTCGGGCTCTCAGGGAGTATTATCGTGAGCGCTGGGCGTTTGGTGCCGTGGAAGGGTTTTTCTGCGCTCATCGAGATCATGCCGCAGATCGTTCCCGACATTCCGGACGCGAAGTTAGTTATTATCGGCGACGGGCCGGAGCGGGAGCGATTACGATCTCAAAGCGCAAAGTGCAAAGCACAAAGTGTCGTTACGCTCGCGGGCGCACTGCCGCAGAACGAGCTGCATCGCTACATCAGAGCCGCCGACGTGTTTGTGCTCAATTCCGGCTACGAGGGTTTTTCTCACCAGCTCCTTGAGGCAATGGCGCTCGGGACGCCTATCATTGCGAGCGACATTCCCGGCAACCGCGAGCTTATCGAAGATAGCCGCAGCGGATTTCTCGTGGGCTACAATGACGCCGACGCCCTCTTGGCGGCACTGCTTCGTGTGCTTCGTGAAGAGCAGGTCGCGGTCGGGCTTGTCGGCACCGCACGTGAAAAGGTCGCCGCATTCAATCGTGCGCGAATCGCAGAGCGCCTTGTCCAGGTTCTCGTCGAGAGCACCGTGTAAAACGCGCTTGCTGCATGTTGCATGCTGCTTGCTGCTTATTTATGAAAGTCCTCATGATTTCAACCGACCGGAGCATTCTTGTGCCGGGGAGCGCGGCGCGAGAGCGGATGCGGGAGTACGGCCGTATTGTCGACGAACTACACCTTGTTGTTTTTGTTAGGCAGAAAAATTTTCAATTTTCAATTTTCAATTTTCAATCAATTTCCAATGATGCAATTTCCAAAAACGTTTTCGTGTATCCAACACATTCTTGGAGCAGGTGGCTGTATGTTTTCGATGCGTATCGCTGTGCGAAGCGTCGTA
This genomic window from bacterium contains:
- a CDS encoding glycosyltransferase family 4 protein; translation: MFKLLIATPLYPPEIGGPATFTRFAEEELPKRDVAVAVEKFSDVRHLPKPIRYIVYFWRLVRAAGKVDVVFALDPFGIGLPALIAARLRGRRFLVRVVGDRAWETYASRMQKSKIKNQNDNVKFKNVDEFQYENFGLGITLRRWGQRFVARRAERVIVPSEFLKRIVSMWGVPEEKMSVVYNSFEPPQESETKDEARRALGLSGSIIVSAGRLVPWKGFSALIEIMPQIVPDIPDAKLVIIGDGPERERLRSQSAKCKAQSVVTLAGALPQNELHRYIRAADVFVLNSGYEGFSHQLLEAMALGTPIIASDIPGNRELIEDSRSGFLVGYNDADALLAALLRVLREEQVAVGLVGTAREKVAAFNRARIAERLVQVLVESTV